In a genomic window of Pseudoliparis swirei isolate HS2019 ecotype Mariana Trench chromosome 20, NWPU_hadal_v1, whole genome shotgun sequence:
- the gkup gene encoding glucuronokinase with putative uridyl pyrophosphorylase: MICILLVAGHGTVLEAQIKNDDTGLYSQLAGVPKALLPGTGGKKILDFWWEAVRMRQLFTEVYLVTNADKFKYFERWATANDFPLENVVNDGSTTLEDRLGAVADLELAIRSRRLQDDVMVVAGDMLCADQNFDIAQVIRFFRSEPGELMIYYELEESEKSSSRGIVEVCRETHRITRFLEKPHEGLTASRLASVVFYCIQRETLTHLPDFLKLQTRATDRSFGRFWEWLVNEKKLDVFGMKLPTGFQLIGQVGLSDYTRWLTHYSTKPQDALAKPITCRSFARVGLMGNPSDGFNGKTIAMSICNFWAEVTLLESQTLVLLPHPLNDPTEFGSLQDLFCISRKEGYLGGLRLLQATCKKFYQFCSKQGLALTKQNFTLKYDTNIPRQVGLAGSSAIVSATLKCLMKFYNITDDDLPKSIRANFILNVETEELFITAGLQDRVVQVYEGLVYMDFSKKLMEEQGYGNYLSLDMGGLPPFWLAYLSDPSDSGRIHSNVRQRWLNGEPLVVEAMKTFAELTDQARAALQDRDWQRLAQLMDQNFDLRRSVYTDECLGPGNLKMVQLAKQFGSAVKLPGSGGAVVGLCLDEARLVEMRQAFQEAGCVFCIIAPYDPSTGGRR, encoded by the exons ATGATCTGCATCCTGCTGGTCGCCGGTCACGGCACCGTGCTGGAGGCACAGATCAAG AATGACGACACCGGACTCTACAGCCAGCTGGCCGGGGTGCCCAAGGCGCTGCTGCCCGGCACCGGGGGCAAGAAGATCCTCGACTTCTGGTGGGAGGCGGTCAGAAT GCGACAGCTGTTCACTGAAGTGTACCTGGTCACCAACGCAGACAA GTTTAAGTACTTCGAGCGCTGGGCCACGGCCAACGACTTCCCTCTGGAGAACGTGGTGAACGACGGCAGCACCACGCTGGAGGACCGGCTGGGCGCCGTGGCCGACCTGGAGCTCGCCATCCGCAGCCGCCGGCTGCAGGACGACGTCATGGtg GTAGCAGGGGACATGTTGTGTGCGGACCAGAACTTTGACATCGCTCAGGTTATCCGCTTCTTCAGGTCCGAG CCCGGAGAGCTGATGATTTACTACGAGCTGGAGGAAAGTGAGAAGAGCAGCTCCAGAGGCATCGTGGAGGTTTGCAGGGAGACccacag GATAACTCGCTTCCTGGAGAAGCCACACGAGGGACTGACGGCATCCCGGCTCGCCAGCGTGGTGTTTTACTGCATCCAGAGAGAAACCCTGACCCACCTGCCGGACTTCCTCAAGCTGCAGACCCGAGCCACAGACCGGTCCTTCGGTCGGTTCTGG GAGTGGCTCGTCAACGAGAAGAAGCTAGATGTGTTCGGGATGAAGCTTCCGACCGGCTTCCAGCTCATTGGACAAGTG GGCCTGTCTGACTACACCAGGTGGCTCACTCACTACTCCACCAAGCCGCAAGACGCTCTCGCCAAACCCATCACGTGCAGGTCGTTCGCCAG GGTGGGGTTAATGGGGAACCCGTCCGACGGCTTCAACGGGAAAACCATCGCCATGTCCATCTGTAACTTCTGGGCCGAggtcacgctgctggagagccaGACGTTG GTTCTGCTCCCTCATCCACTCAACGACCCCACCGAGTTTGGAAGCCTGCAAGATCTGTTCTGCATTAGCAGAAAGGAAGG ATACCTGGGAGGGTTGCGGTTGCTGCAGGCCACCTGCAAGAAGTTCTACCAGTTCTGCTCCAAACAAGG CCTGGCGTTGACGAAGCAGAACTTCACCCTGAAGTACGACACCAACATTCCTCGGCAGGTG ggCCTCGCCGGCAGCAG CGCCATTGTCTCCGCAACCCTGAAGTGTCTCATGAAGTTCTACAACATCACAGACGAC GATCTCCCGAAGTCGATCCGAGCCAACTTCATCCTCAACGTGGAGACGGAGGAGCTCTTCATCACGGCTGGTCTCCAGGACCGAGTGGTCCAG GTCTACGAGGGTTTAGTCTACATGGACTTCAGCAAGAagctgatggaggagcaggGCTACG ggaactacctgtctctggacatGGGGGGGCTGCCCCCCTTCTGGCTGGCCTACCTGAGCGACCCCAGTGATTCTGGACGCATCCACAGCAACGTCCGGCAGCGCTGGCTCAACG GAGAGCCGCTGGTCGTCGAGGCCATGAAGACCTTCGCTGAGCTCACGGATCAAGCGAG GGCGGCTCTTCAGGACAGAGACTGGCAGCGTCTGGCTCAACTGATGGACCAGAACTTTGATCTCCGGAG GTCCGTCTACACAGATGAGTGTCTGGGTCCTGGGAATCTCAAGATGGTTCAGCTGGCGAAGCAG TTTGGCTCGGCGGTGAAGCTCCCGGGCAGCGGGGGGGCGGTGGTGGGCCTCTGCCTGGATGAAGCCAGACTG GTGGAAATGAGGCAGGCTTTCCAGGAGGCCGGCTGTGTGTTCTGCATCATCGCGCCCTACGACCCGTCCACCGGCGGCCGGCGCTGA
- the LOC130210704 gene encoding LOW QUALITY PROTEIN: cholinesterase-like (The sequence of the model RefSeq protein was modified relative to this genomic sequence to represent the inferred CDS: inserted 1 base in 1 codon; substituted 1 base at 1 genomic stop codon): MKKLLGPSLRVPRSLQADKDFTMATFSPCRGFALLLLLLCPQFLTASADDLVIDTEGGTVQGKLIPSLGDNIRAFLGIPYGKPPVGELRFNPPLPAESWEGVWDATKYSDSCHQIPDDAFPGFFGSEMWKPNTPLSEDCLHLNVWAPRFETDAPLAHVLVWVYGGAFTSGTASLPLYDGRFLSQTENVIIVSMNYRVGVFGFLTTPADEXPPGNEAXWTSLALQWVANNIAAFGGDPTKVTLFGESAGSASVGFQLISPGSQSFFTRAVMQSGVPSAPWAVLSQEDTWRR, from the exons atgaagaagcTTCTCGGTCCATCATTACGGGTTCCTCGTTCCCTCCAGGCTGACAAG GATTTCACAATGGCGACCTTCTCTCCCTGTCGTGGCTtcgcccttcttcttcttcttctgtgcccTCAATTCCTGACCGCATCAGCAGATGACCTCGTCATTGACACCGAGGGGGGGACAGTTCAAGGGAAGTTAATTCCTTCGCTGGGTGATAATATTAGAGCTTTTCTGGGAATTCCTTATGGGAAACCGCCTGTGGGGGAGCTGAGATTCAACCCTCCACTGCCAGCAGAGAGTTGGGAAGGAGTGTGGGACGCCACCAAATACTCAGATTCCTGCCACCAGATTCCGGACGATGCCTTTCCAG GCTTCTTTGGTTCAGAGATGTGGAAACCCAacactcctctgagtgaagACTGTCTGCACCTCAACGTCTGGGCTCCACGTTTCGAGACGGATGCCCCGTTGGCTCATGTCCTCGTCTGGGTCTATGGAGGCGCCTTCACCTCAGGAACAGCCTCTCTGCCCCTGTATGATGGCCGCTTCTTGAGTCAAACTGAAAATGTTATCATCGTCTCAATGAACTACAG AGTCGGAGTTTTTGGGTTCCTGACCACTCCTGCCGATG GGCCTCCCGGCAACGAGGCCTGATGGACCAGCTTGGCCCTCCAGTGGGTTGCCAACAACATCGCTGCTTTTGGAGGGGATCCTACAAAG GTGACTCTGTTTGGAGAGAGCGCTGGCTCAGCATCCGTGGGCTTCCAACTCATCTCTCCAGGGAGCCAGAGCTTCTTTACCAGGGCTGTGATGCAAAGTGGCGTTCCTAGTGCACCCTGGGCCGTGCTCAGCCAGGAGGACACCTGGCGCAGGTAG
- the LOC130210705 gene encoding chromogranin-A-like: protein MERWPIAPDGYIPNSVIRGWGKKRKRLPQTDESDNLFSGGHREQARKKESECEEEDEDEEEEEEEEEEEKAKVGMSERSVLLKESYIVRTKIRQQKTSDGGRMEAEPRRQTLGDGSTKAERFVPILSHSKESKQQGEQREEPPLQRLNDQRRNTFITNVETPVVSADDFILNPNQTLDLIP, encoded by the exons ATGGAGCGATGGCCCATCGCTCCGGACGGCTACATCCCCAACTCTGTGATCCGCGGCTGGGGAAAGAAGAGGAAGCGCCTTCCCCAGACGGACGAATCGGACAACCTCTTTTCCGGCGGTCATCGTGAGCAggcgaggaagaaagaaagtgaatgcgaggaggaggatgaggatgaggaggaggaggaggaggaggaggaggaggagaaagcgaAGGTGGGGATGAGCGAGAGAAGTGTCCTCCTGAAGGAGTCCTACATCGTCCGGACGAAGATCCGCCAGCAGAAGACATCTGACGGCGGACggatggaggcggagcctcggaGGCAAACGCTCGGCGACGGTTCAACAAAGGCCGAGCGCTTCGT CCCGATCTTAAGTCATTCAAAAGAAAGTAAACAACAgggagagcagagagaagaACCTCCACTCCAACGTCTCAATGACCAGAGAAGGAACACCTTCATAACCAACG TGGAAACTCCTGTGGTGTCTGCAGATGAC TTCATCCTCAACCCCAACCAGACCTTGGATCTCATCCCCTGA